A single genomic interval of Lewinellaceae bacterium harbors:
- a CDS encoding esterase, translated as MKYLMIQLVIMACLVQSSAQPFQRNPTPNDTLQPYRVMKDHAVVLQIYAPQANTVTVLGDFLKNYQPLALEKADNGVWSVKTDPLQPDLYTYDYTVNGVKTFDPKNPQYKEGENGLSNLLFIPGPESDYCSIRDVPHGNLETVWFTSPVMKNVGRMHVYTPPGYEQMSGPLPVLYLQHGGGDNDASWSTAGRANFIMDNLMAAGKIKPMVVVMPMGHPEPGFHMDPGVKKDPYYDQLFEDIIPFIEAHYRVGKTPDFRAYAGLSMGGLQALNIALFRPDVFAYVLPLSTGYFPEQLKTIREEYTAVLKNPAINQLKLFWIAMGGQQDIAYQNGLNTLQLLDENGIQYQTADYPAGHTFITWRHNLWDFAPLLFR; from the coding sequence ATGAAATATCTGATGATACAGCTGGTGATAATGGCTTGCCTTGTACAGTCTTCCGCCCAGCCATTTCAACGAAATCCCACTCCCAATGATACGTTACAACCCTATCGCGTTATGAAGGACCATGCAGTGGTTCTCCAGATTTACGCACCACAGGCCAACACCGTTACCGTTTTGGGTGATTTCCTCAAGAATTATCAACCTCTGGCGCTTGAAAAAGCGGATAATGGCGTCTGGTCAGTAAAAACCGATCCACTCCAACCGGATCTGTACACGTACGATTATACGGTAAACGGAGTTAAAACCTTTGACCCAAAAAACCCACAGTACAAGGAAGGAGAGAATGGTCTCTCTAATTTATTATTCATTCCAGGTCCGGAAAGCGACTATTGCTCGATCCGGGATGTACCGCATGGCAATCTGGAAACAGTATGGTTTACTTCTCCGGTGATGAAAAATGTGGGCCGAATGCATGTCTACACCCCTCCCGGTTACGAACAGATGTCCGGACCACTGCCTGTACTGTATTTACAGCACGGAGGCGGGGACAACGATGCTTCTTGGTCTACGGCCGGCCGGGCGAACTTCATTATGGATAATTTAATGGCAGCAGGCAAAATAAAGCCAATGGTGGTCGTTATGCCAATGGGGCACCCGGAGCCTGGATTTCATATGGATCCCGGGGTGAAGAAAGATCCCTATTATGACCAATTGTTTGAAGATATCATTCCCTTTATTGAAGCACATTACCGGGTTGGGAAGACACCGGACTTCAGGGCATATGCAGGCTTATCCATGGGAGGTCTCCAGGCCCTTAATATTGCATTGTTCCGTCCCGATGTTTTTGCGTATGTTTTGCCTCTCAGTACCGGATATTTCCCGGAGCAACTCAAGACCATCCGGGAAGAATATACTGCTGTTTTAAAAAATCCTGCCATCAATCAGCTGAAACTGTTTTGGATCGCCATGGGCGGTCAGCAGGATATAGCCTATCAAAACGGCCTGAACACCTTACAACTTCTGGATGAAAACGGGATCCAATACCAGACCGCAGATTATCCGGCGGGGCATACATTCATAACCTGGCGGCACAACTTGTGGGATTTTGCACCACTATTGTTCCGTTAA
- a CDS encoding sulfatase-like hydrolase/transferase yields MNFMRFLSQVCLTIFALPVMAQQMPNIVLIFPDNLGIGEVASYGGVRNVPTPNIDRIGSEGIRLTNFNVEYSCVPSRAAIITGRYATRTGENYFNGLTLWEQTLPEALKSVGYATGLFGKYDMGGASWLGKKEPTQQGFDRWYGIPGTSHLSQFTSMEGFDPERNEVPYVWEGVSGSTSKKVKPFDLDARRTLDREAALKAIDFIKEQTSLHTPFFVYYPMTQLHLPALPNPDMAGKTGAGDVGDAMADVDYNTGLILDALHQLGLDDNTLVIWCTDNGAEMRRPWRGSPGPWRGYYNSAMEGGIRTPCLIRWPEHIPSGQVSNQIVHQIDLYATIAAATGHPEIIPGDRIMDSKNQLPFLEGKQLASNRDAVLYMNGSGQLMAVKWHDWKLWYYFQTEMPDPEPDNLVRLFDLRVDPQEENDVKDYYPWVIGIVDSIVQDYEKSLIQEPRVPATATDPYLPPKPGSGKPVSVYTRTDRQPLPVRGEALPNPDFSGSWSTTPVDSRSPLGRPYQPPIPDLGSGWGDKISVLQKENQLEIERVVFLPREIQPLVKYRYALDGSRSENNVNMGRTLPAIVSHGSWINNRLVIASEYPCQELKNEKWTTATVVQTLWLQPASGTPWEPQLVIETERKGVFGGETITTRTLYNRGYR; encoded by the coding sequence ATGAATTTTATGCGATTCCTGTCCCAAGTCTGTCTTACCATTTTCGCATTGCCCGTGATGGCGCAGCAGATGCCCAATATCGTGCTGATTTTTCCGGATAATTTAGGAATAGGTGAAGTAGCTTCATACGGTGGTGTGCGGAATGTTCCCACGCCGAATATTGACCGCATAGGCAGTGAAGGGATCAGGTTGACCAATTTTAATGTAGAATATTCCTGTGTCCCTTCCCGGGCTGCCATCATCACCGGGCGTTATGCCACCCGCACCGGCGAGAATTATTTCAATGGCCTTACCCTCTGGGAACAGACATTGCCGGAGGCATTGAAGTCTGTAGGATATGCGACCGGTCTTTTTGGCAAGTATGATATGGGAGGAGCCAGCTGGCTCGGCAAAAAAGAACCGACGCAGCAGGGTTTTGACCGGTGGTATGGTATCCCAGGCACCAGTCATCTCTCGCAATTCACTTCCATGGAGGGATTTGATCCGGAGCGCAATGAAGTCCCCTATGTATGGGAAGGTGTGTCTGGAAGCACCTCAAAGAAGGTTAAGCCCTTTGATCTGGATGCACGTCGAACACTGGACCGGGAGGCAGCTCTGAAGGCAATTGATTTCATAAAGGAACAGACGAGCCTCCATACACCTTTCTTTGTCTATTATCCCATGACGCAATTACATCTCCCTGCCCTGCCCAATCCGGATATGGCAGGCAAGACCGGCGCCGGTGATGTGGGCGACGCGATGGCAGATGTTGATTACAATACCGGTTTAATTCTGGATGCATTGCATCAGCTTGGGCTGGATGACAACACTCTGGTGATCTGGTGTACGGATAATGGCGCAGAAATGCGCCGCCCCTGGCGTGGTTCGCCGGGCCCCTGGCGGGGCTATTACAATTCCGCCATGGAAGGCGGCATCAGAACACCCTGCCTGATCAGGTGGCCTGAGCACATACCTTCCGGCCAGGTGTCCAATCAAATCGTACATCAAATCGACCTGTACGCCACCATTGCAGCTGCTACCGGACATCCGGAAATCATCCCCGGCGACCGTATCATGGACAGCAAAAACCAGTTGCCATTTCTGGAGGGCAAACAGCTCGCCTCGAACCGCGATGCCGTACTGTATATGAACGGGTCCGGTCAATTGATGGCTGTAAAATGGCATGACTGGAAACTATGGTATTATTTCCAGACTGAAATGCCGGATCCGGAGCCTGACAATCTCGTGCGGCTCTTTGACCTCCGGGTTGATCCGCAAGAAGAAAACGATGTAAAAGACTATTATCCCTGGGTGATTGGCATTGTGGACAGCATTGTACAGGATTATGAAAAATCGCTCATCCAGGAGCCCAGGGTTCCCGCTACCGCTACCGATCCTTACCTGCCACCAAAGCCCGGCTCCGGGAAGCCGGTATCTGTTTATACACGGACCGACAGGCAACCATTGCCCGTGCGGGGAGAGGCTCTGCCTAATCCGGATTTCTCAGGATCCTGGTCTACAACCCCGGTCGATTCTCGGTCACCACTTGGCCGGCCCTATCAACCGCCTATTCCTGACCTGGGTAGTGGATGGGGTGACAAAATATCCGTTTTACAAAAAGAAAATCAGTTGGAGATTGAACGGGTTGTCTTCCTTCCGCGCGAAATCCAGCCATTGGTGAAATACCGTTATGCACTCGATGGAAGCAGATCGGAAAACAATGTCAATATGGGACGTACCCTGCCAGCCATTGTTTCGCATGGTTCATGGATAAATAATCGTCTGGTCATTGCTTCCGAATATCCCTGCCAGGAACTGAAAAACGAGAAATGGACAACGGCAACAGTTGTCCAAACACTTTGGCTTCAGCCAGCTTCGGGAACACCCTGGGAGCCGCAGCTGGTCATTGAAACCGAAAGAAAAGGCGTCTTTGGCGGAGAGACCATAACCACCAGGACCCTGTACAATCGCGGGTACCGGTAG